Below is a genomic region from Indicator indicator isolate 239-I01 chromosome 2, UM_Iind_1.1, whole genome shotgun sequence.
ggcagggtctgtagtgataagatgagggacaatggtttgaaaatggagcagggcagatttcagctggacattaggaggaagttcttcacaatgagagtggtgaaatgctggaacagggaGATGcagttgaggccctatccctggagacactgaaaGCCAAACttgatggagccctgagcagcctgatctagttggagatgtccctgcttactgctgaGTGGTTGGACAAGCTGACCTttgatgatcccttccaacctgatgcattctgtgatctgtgattaAACAGATCATTATTGTGAATGGTACTAACTCTTGTTACCTGCCCAACCTACCTGTTATTCCTGCCCAAACTTCTAAATGCTTTTCCAGACAGTACATAAATGGAATCCAGAGTCCCCATGTCAGGTCTGTATctaatgtttttaaaaacaaacaagagagGATGACATATTTCTCTATGACAATAACaacctgtcctggctgactcttGAGGAGAACTCTTTCAGAATATTTGGAAAGTGGATTATGAGTTACCTGTGGGGCTGTCAGGCAGAGGAATCCACAGAACAGTCACTAGTTCAAAGAAAGGGTGATAATCTCTATCAGACTGAAAAGATGCAGGAACTGCCAGTAACTAGGGGTTTTTTCAGCAGTCATTGCGCAGTGTGGTGGAGAGATGGCAGGTAGAACTGGCTGCATATTTTTGGTGGAAGCAAACAGTAGTTCTCTAAAACTGCAAGAGTAtctcacacacagaatcacagaacattaggggttggaagggacctcaaaagatcatccagtccaacccccttgccagggcaggatcatctagagtaggtcacacaggaacgtgtccaggcaggttttgaatgtctgcagagaaggaagctccacaatctctctgggcaaatTTCTGTGATGTATTTATGTTAGCAGTGAAATAGGGCTCTCTGTAAGAGCTCTTGGAGGAGAGATAAAGGGCAGAAGGACAGCACGGTTGCTGTGGGATGCATTTCTTGATTTTTGtcagttttctttgtttcatctCCTGGCCCTTCCCCTGCTTTTACCAGCAGTGGTAGCAGCAAAGGTACATCTTATGACTGGTGTGCAAATCAACCAATGTTGTGATGAGGCTTTTGGTTTGTGACTGTGTACAGAAACCAGTGGTTCCTCCTATTCATTTCTGTTCTCTGATATTTTTAACCAGGTATTTGGAGCAGAGACATTAGATACAAAAGTAATTTGCCTTTAACAGAGATCAACAAGATACTGAAAAACTTGGAAAGCAAGAAGCTAATTAAAGCAGTTAAATCTGTGGCAGTGAGTATTTTGTAACTTCTTTTAAACTGCATGCTCTGTGTGTTTGAACAGAGAACTTGGAAGCAAGAGAAGCCTCATTCAGCTTTCTCCCTGACTGTGTACCAGTGTTTGACTCTGTATTGCAGGTTTGAGGTGCAACAGATAGGAGAGGCTAGAATGTTTATtatgtcatggaatcataggatgggttggattggaagggacattgaagatcatctaattccaagcCCTTTGCCAtgagtagggacaccttccactagaccaggttgctcaaggtctctgccaacctgaccttgaacatgtCCGGGGGGGGgcatccactacctccctggacaacctgttccagtgtctcaccaacctcactggaaagaatttcttcctaatatccagtctaaatccaccCTTCTCTAGCTTAAATCCCTCCATCTCATTCCACTAGCAAGCTGATTAACTGGTTAATGATCTCATTAATAAACAGATCACTATTAATAACACAGTCCTCATCCCACCACTACTGATCACACAGCATTAATATCCAATTGCAGGTTTTGTTCTCTCATTGGTTATTGCACACAACTGGTGTAACAGTTCTGTTACCCTTCCCAAACCTCTTGTACTGAGAACTGGTGCAGTTCTCTCAccattttccctcccttccacaTCCAGTCTTCAGGAAGAGTCTGATGGGTTTCATTCCAGCATCCCAATGAGTCTGGGGCCACAGATAAGCTTCTCTGCTGTCTGTAAGCATACACACTCCTGCTGTTTGCAGATCCTGCCCTCTCTTGTCCTCCAATTTTTATACCTTATtctcctgggtttttttggttcttAACTCTCTTTTGTCCCaccattttctcctttctcctctcagtctccacTGAAATGGGCAGTGcgcttttactttttttttccactggtcCCAGTTTTGCTGTATTATAAGTCGGTATTTCTGATACTGAAGcaatctcagccttttcctttccctccccaagATCCTGAAGTTCTTTTCAGTTATCTAGCTCATACACTGGATTTGTGTTGTTTGAACAGTTTCTAGGACATTTGATTCTGGTTTATTCTTGGTTcctctattttattttagtgacttcttaaataaaaataaaattatagagtcattttgtttggaaaacatctttaagatcattgagtccaaccattctctaactctaccaaggctgaggctaaaccatgtccctcagcaccacatctctgcatctttgaaacaccttcagggaggggaattcagccacctccttgggcagcctgttccagtctttgagaaccctttcagtcaagaagtttcttctaatctgtaacctaaacctcccctgctccaacttgaggccatttcctctcatcttatcacttgttcctagggagaagagaccaaccccctcctggctccagcctcctttcagggagttgtagagagcaaggtctcccctgagcctccttttttccaggctgaacaacctcacttccctcagctgttcatCACCaaatctgttctccagacccttcaccagcttcattgacTTTCTCTgagcatgctccagcacctcaatgtttttcttgtagtgagggccccaaactgaacccaggactcaaggtgtggccttgcCAGTGCTGAGTAAAGGGGGACCCTTCCCTGGTCCAGCTGGTCACACTACTCCTGATCttggccaggatgctgtttgccttcttgtccACCTCTTGTCCCACTCATGTTCAGtgggctgtcaaccagcacccccaggtatttgctgctgagcagctttccagccactcttcttcCTGCAGAATGGAGGTAAAGAAGTTGGATGTGAAGAAGCATAGGTTTTTCATGTTCTTGTGAGTGATGCTGGACTCACCTAGTCATACAGGGGACATAACTGCTAAAATTGCTTGAGCGAGGGATGAGAAGCCCTTTGGATGACCATTGTCCTTTAACTAACTACTAACATCATGGCTGAAGCATTCCCTTTCACTCTGTCTAGGTGTGGTCTCATAAGGGCTAACCTGAACTGCAGGTTTAACCACGTAAGGGTCCTCCTGTTATTAGTGCATGGCTTGAgtgctgcagagacagctgAAAGTTTCTCTGTCAAGTTTAGTTTTGCTGTCTTCTAaagtcagggtttttttcatccttCAACTCTGGTGGGGGATTACAGGCAACAGGTTAAAATTCAATTCTGAGATCTTCAGGGAAGAAGATCCTCCATTGTTGGTAGGATTCTCTCTTCTAACACTGTGTTATACAATGATTAGGAATCTAAATATTAATCTTCTCAAGTTAACTGAGGGTCAAACATGTTAAGGATAGCTTGAGTCAGCTGAATTGCTGGGTTTAAGAGTTACAACCTCTTGTCTTTCAGAAATACCTTCTTAAATCTTCCTTCTCTTAAGGGGGACTTGAAGAGCTGTGCATTTGTCTCCAACAGGCATCCAAGAAGAAGGTGTACATGCTGTATAACCTGCAGCCTGACCGCTCTGTGACTGGTGGGGCTTGGTACAGTGACCAAGACTTTGAGTCTGAATTTGTGGAGGTATTAAACCAACAGTGTTTCAAATTTCTACAGAGTAAGGTGAGTGCCACTAAAGCCACCTTCCCTTTGTAAGCAATTACTTATTTTATAATACCAGTGACAAGGCAAAGCTTCAGTTTCCACAGTGTTGGCCattacagaatgacagaatgttaggggttggaagagaccttgaaagatcatccagtccagagcaggatcacctagaggagatcacacaggaatatgtcTGGGTTCTTTTCCAGACTCTACCCTTctccttgttgaatttcatgctgAATGAAAACATGTTCCAGAAAAGGCTTGGAAATCCACTTTTATACTTCAGTCTGCCTGAAACTGAAGCATAAAGAAGGCTCTTGGCAGTGAGCACTGACTATAActcatctctgctttttttctcagGCAGAGGCAGCTCGAGACAGCAAACAGAATCCCATGATACAGAGGAACAGCTCCTTTGCCTCATCCCATGAGGTGTGGAAATACATCTGTGAGCTGGGTATCAGCAAGGTCAGAAATAGATTCATCTTACTACTCTAAATTATCAGTGCATGACTAGCTCCAGTTCCTGTAGTGGAGGTGGACTCTGCTGCTGTATTTCTTTTTGAGGAGGGTTTATTTGGATTTCACGATACTTCATACATGTGGGTTTTCAAAGATGTATGAAAGAAGTGGTATTCACATCCTTATCAATGGAGTAAAACTTACTTAGAGTCAGTTGGCCATTAACAATCTCAAAACctttatattttataatttatgTGCCATatagatgccatccagagggacttggacaggcttaaaaggtgggcccatgccaactcatgaagttcaacaaaaccaagtgtaagatcctgcacctgggtcagggaaatctcaagcacaaatataagctgggcaaggagtggcttgagagaaGTCTgtagaaggacttgggggtggtaGGTTAATGAAAAACTCATGAAgagtcagcagtgtgcactggcagcccagaaggccaactgtgtgctgggctgcctcaaaagaagtgtgacctgcaggacaagggaggggattctgcccctctactctgctttcacgagaccccacctggagtactgcatccagttctgggctccccaacacaggaaggacatcaaactgttgAAGCAGGTCCACAGGAGTGCCACGAAGACTATCAAAGGGCTGGGCCAACtaccctgtggggacaggttgtgagagttggggctgttcagcctagagaagagaaggctccagggagaccttatagcagccttccagtacgtgaagggggcttacaggaaggctggggagggacttttcatgggggcttgtagtgataggatgagggggaatggcttgaacctggaagagggcagattcagactggatattaagaagaaattctttccagtgagggtggtgagacactggaacaggttgcccagggacattgtggatgttccctccatggaggtgttcaaggccaagttggacagggccttgagcaacctggtctagtggaaggtgtccctgcctaagGCTAGTGCAATCCAAAAGTGCTTGAGAGGTGTGAGGAATTGGTatttgctttgcattttattATCTGCAGAACTCTATAAAGCACCTGGGCTAGCTCAGGACTCCCAAGCATTTGTTACTCCTGAGGTTTGCTCATTACCTCCTTGCAAGGCTCAGTGGCACCCATCTGTCCTAATACTTCTTGTACAAATTGTTTCTTAGGTAGAGCTGTCAATGGAAGACATCGAAACCATCTTAAATACACTGATCTACGATGGCAAAGTGGAGATGACAATCATTGCTGCAAAGGAAGGGACAGTAGGCAGTGTGGATGGGCAGATGAAGCTGTACAGAGCTGTTAGTCCTCTCATACAACCCACTGGATTAGTCAGGACACCCTGTGGACTCTGCCCTGTGAGTAACTAATCCTCTGTATGAATAGGTatgaccccacctggagtagtgtgtccagttctggagcccgttacaagaaggatgtggatgtgctggaaggtgtccagagaaggaccacaaggatgatcagagggctggagctcctctgctatggagagagactgagagttggggctgctcagtcaggagaggagaaggctccgaggagaccttcttgtggccttccagtatctgaagggggcctacaagaaagctggggagagactttttaggatgacaggtagggataggactatggggaatggagcaaaactggtagattcagattggatgttaggaagaaattcttccccatgagggtggtgagacactggaacaggttgtccagggaggtggtagaagcctcatccctggaggttttcaaggccaggctggatgtggctgtgagcaacctgctctagtgtgaggtgtccctgcccatggcagggggttggaactagatggtccttgaggtcccttcaattctatgattctacctgaTGCCTTAGCAGTAGTGTGAGAGACCAGGATGTTTGTCACCCTATATCCTGTCTCTGGACTGGACTGGTGGTGAACAGGTGCTATCAATATCCAAGCAATATTATGATCTTTTCTGATTCCAAATGTAGCTATGcatgttttttttaacaagcaAACCTATTTCTGTCTAGCTTTTGGTCTTTCCTGCTTATATTGTAAACTGGTATGTAAGTAAAACTTGCCCAGGTGTCCATTTGCATCATTCACTATAGTGGGGTCTGATTTGATTTCTTCTGTTCAGCAATTACTGGGTTCAATTTTGGGGccctcattacaagaaggacactgaggtgctggagcaggtccagagcagggtaacagagctggtgaaggttctggagaacagctcttgtgaggagcagctgagggaactggggttgttcagcctggagaaaagaaaggtggTCAGGGGAGAccaccttgctctctacaactccctggaaggaggttggagtgtggtggatgttggtctcttctccctaggaacaagtgataggatgagaggaaatggcatcaatattgcagcaggggaggtttaggttggagattagaataAACTTCTTAActgcaagggttctcaaagactgggacaggctccccagggaggtggttgaatccccatctctggaggtgtttcaaagacacagagatgtggtgctgagggtcatggtttagcaccagccttggtagagttagagaatggttgactCAATGATTTccaaggttttttccaaccaaaacaattctctatGATATTCTATGATTACTCTTCCTCAGAGCTAGCAtgggtagagttagagaatgggtttggtagagttagagaatgggtttggtagagttagagaatgggtttggtagagttagagaatggtttgactcaatgattttaaatgtcttttccaaccaaaacaattctatgattctatgattactccTCCTCAGAGCTGGCATTGGACTTCCTAGATTTTGGCCTCTGTGAGACTACTGTTTTACTCctgggaaaggagcaaaaaCCATGTGAGCATGTTCCTTGCAGTTAGAACATGCTTGCTGTGTACAATTACTGACAGGAGGCTTTCTTTTGCAGGTTTTTGATGATtgccatgaaggtggtgagattTCTCCATCAAACTGTGTTTATatgacagagtggctggagttTTAAAGTGAAAGAAAACGTTAAGCTGGATTTGTGCTTCAGGACCAAGGTGACAAGCTTATTTTTGTGAACCTTTACATCTGTGAGCAACTCCGGGACGTGGAGTGACTGTGGATTTAATGCAGCGTTCCATGTATGAAGCAGCAATCTATCAGCTGTGTGAACAGTCCTGTGAGTGGCCTGGAAACTTGAGTCAGTGCTGAAGATCACAGCTGAAGTGGAAATGTAGATCTGCTCTTGAACCAAGAATGGGTTGTGTGATCTGAGAAGTGCCACAGAAGAGCTGAGTGGTGATGATGCATCACTTCCAAGGATTGTATGGAGCCCTCcccagaaggaaagaaaagaagctcTTAGCTGATCAGGAAAACTTGCTAATGAATGGTTGCCAAGAATGAGATTCTAAACTTAGAGTTCTGCTGAATTCTAAAGATTCTGAACTTTGCTTTAGAATCTCCTGGTGGGTGCTTACAGTCCTAAAGATGACACATTTCTCCCCTGATAGCTACCATCTAATTGAAGATTAAGATTCTGATGTGGCCAAGATCCCAAATACGTCAACCAGAACTCACTGATTCTTTGTCCTCTTTCTTACCTGCTAATTTATCATTAAACCTCTGATTTTTCTTATGTACACCTGTGGCTTCATTTCCTCCTTCACTGCCATTATCTGGTGATACATACATGTTGTGTTTATTCCTTCATCTGACAGCTGCACAATGGTCATCAAATCCCTGTTGGTATGTTCAGGCAGCCGCACCACGTTATACAGATACCAGCTGAAATTTTTATGCTAGGaagatttgttttccagaagggaaaaagagtTCCTCCGACCTGATGGTACAGAGCAAATGTTTCTAGATTATCTGACTACtctcagggttggaaaagatgccAGTGACAGTTTTGTACATACATACAGCTTCATAATGTGGCACATCATCAGAAAGCACAGCAGCCTTTGCCTGTGATGTGGGCACAACTCATAGTTCTCTGAAGTGTGAGCTCTCTGGCTCCTCTGTGTCACACTGGACTGATGAATTGGCAACAATATATGGACTGAGGTGTTGTCCTAATCTTCATTGTATGAAGtataacaaggccaagtgccaggtcctccacctgggtcacaaccaccccatggtaagctacagatttggggatgtgtggttggaaagctgtgacttggagaggggcctgggggtattggttgacagttgactgagcatgagtcagcagtgcccaggtggccaagggagccaatggcatcctggcttggattgggaacactgtggccagcaggaacagggagatgatcatcccctgtgctcagcactggtgaggccacaccttgagttctgggctcctcactacaagaaggacattgaggtgctagagcatgtccagagaagggcagtgaggctcataaagggcctggagcacatgaacTACaaggagagtctgagggagctggggttgttcagtctggaggagaggaggctgaggggagacctcattgctctctatagctccctgaagggaggttggagtgaggaggggacagcctcttctccttggtgtcaagtgacaggaccaaaggaaatgttttcagtctgtgccaggggaggatctGGCTGGATGTtagtaaatatttcttcacagaaagggttctcagacattggaatggtctgcccattggtggagtcaccatccctggaggtgcttaagcagcctgtgggcctggtgcttagggacatggtttattgttgacccttcagtgctgggttgagggctggactggataatctttgaggtgtcttccaagcagatgtgttctgtgattctgtgattagaggGGTGATACTGCTTGTGGAAAATGTAGGTTCAAATCTCACTTGGGAactaaagagattttttttttttaccaactAAATTCTGTTAATTACTTACTGCACCTCTTCCTTAACCTATAATCAAGCAACCTCTagggtgagaaaaaaaaaaagccagtacCATTTTCATAAATAAGAATGTGTGCctagacagaatcatagaattgtttcagttagaaaaggcctctgagatcatccagtccaactatcaacctaagactaccatgaccattaaaccatgtctcaaagtgcaaCATTTcctgaatacctccaggaacagtgacatgGTACAGACAGCTCTTCTACCATCCAGCACAACAGAGGGCTGGAATGAACTGCTAGCAGGCAGGGTGGTGTAGACAcaaggcctacaagaaagctggtgagggacttttcaggatggcaggtagtgataggactagggggaatggatcaaaactagaagtgggtagattcagattggatgttaggaagaagatcttccccatgagggtggtgagacactggaacaggttgcccaaggaggtggtagaagcctcatccctggaagattttaaggccaggctggatgtggctgtgagcagcctgatctagtgtgaggtgtccctgcccatggcagggaggttggaactggatgatctttgaggtcccttccaaccctgacaattctatgattctatgattcatttgtTGTCTTCCTACTTAAGGAGTCTGGGTTGTGGTCTCTGAAACTTCTTAGTGTTGCAGCTATAACAAGACTTCTCAGTCTGTGGACAATTGTGGGCAGCTCATGGTGGTAAGTGCTGTACAAAGAGGACAAGAAGATACGGTTCCTGTCCCATCCAGGGAGGCAAAGGCTCCTTGTTTGGGAGCAGCTAGGCATGCTGTCTCCAAGGAAAGCGAACAATGAGTACTGATAAGCTTGGCATGTCCATGGAAGGAGTTTGATTGCATTAGCTAGTGTGAGCACCCACAGCTGGGTGTCTTTTGTTGTCTCCAGATGACAGGAACGAATATCTCTACAGAGGCAGGAGAGATGTGAGGGATGAAATAGtcagctgtttcttcttgctCTGCCCCCTTGAACCACTCAAGCACATGTAGCTTGGGGAAGAAAACAAGACTATGAATGTTACCTTTTAACAGTGACTCTCTTTTCTGAAAAGAATAACAGGCTGAGAGATTAGCCAGGTTCATGAAGAAGCAGGAGTGATAGAAAGATCATTCCTCTAATTTAGAGAGAGATCAGATTCCTGTTTTTACAGACAGGAAAGTGAAATTGTTTTACTTCTCTCtatggagttttttttttttttttttttcccagacctGAGAAGTCTTCTTCT
It encodes:
- the POLR3F gene encoding DNA-directed RNA polymerase III subunit RPC6 isoform X2, with the protein product MAEVKVKPEAPDLMDIENRIIELCHQFPHGITDQVIQNDMPHMEAQQRAMAINRLLSMGQLDLLRSNAGLLYRIKESQNASKMKGSDNQEKLVYQIIEDAGNKGIWSRDIRYKSNLPLTEINKILKNLESKKLIKAVKSVAAEAARDSKQNPMIQRNSSFASSHEVWKYICELGISKVELSMEDIETILNTLIYDGKVEMTIIAAKEGTVGSVDGQMKLYRAVSPLIQPTGLVRTPCGLCPVFDDCHEGGEISPSNCVYMTEWLEF
- the POLR3F gene encoding DNA-directed RNA polymerase III subunit RPC6 isoform X1, whose protein sequence is MAEVKVKPEAPDLMDIENRIIELCHQFPHGITDQVIQNDMPHMEAQQRAMAINRLLSMGQLDLLRSNAGLLYRIKESQNASKMKGSDNQEKLVYQIIEDAGNKGIWSRDIRYKSNLPLTEINKILKNLESKKLIKAVKSVAASKKKVYMLYNLQPDRSVTGGAWYSDQDFESEFVEVLNQQCFKFLQSKAEAARDSKQNPMIQRNSSFASSHEVWKYICELGISKVELSMEDIETILNTLIYDGKVEMTIIAAKEGTVGSVDGQMKLYRAVSPLIQPTGLVRTPCGLCPVFDDCHEGGEISPSNCVYMTEWLEF